From a region of the Thermomicrobium roseum DSM 5159 genome:
- a CDS encoding gamma carbonic anhydrase family protein, with protein sequence MRPLVIPYRGKQPQLAPDVFVAPTAVVIGDVVVGSRSSLWFGVVLRGDIGPIRIGQRVNLQEGVIVHLDEGFPVVIEDDVTIGHGAIVHGAQIAAGAQIGMGAILLTGSRVGAGAIVAAGALVPEGMEVPAGTVAVGIPARIRREVTTEERAELLERAQRYAQRGEEFRRLLAGGGEA encoded by the coding sequence ATGCGTCCGCTCGTCATTCCCTATCGGGGAAAGCAGCCGCAACTCGCGCCGGATGTCTTCGTCGCGCCCACGGCGGTCGTGATCGGCGATGTCGTCGTGGGGTCGAGGTCGAGTCTCTGGTTCGGCGTCGTGCTGCGCGGCGATATCGGGCCGATCCGTATCGGCCAGCGCGTCAACTTGCAGGAAGGGGTCATCGTCCATCTCGACGAAGGGTTTCCGGTGGTGATCGAGGACGATGTCACGATCGGCCATGGTGCGATCGTGCACGGCGCGCAGATCGCCGCTGGTGCCCAGATCGGCATGGGAGCGATCCTGCTCACCGGTTCGCGTGTCGGTGCGGGGGCGATCGTGGCGGCAGGAGCGTTGGTGCCGGAAGGGATGGAAGTCCCGGCGGGAACGGTCGCGGTCGGAATCCCGGCGCGTATCCGGCGCGAGGTGACCACCGAAGAACGAGCCGAACTCCTGGAGCGTGCGCAGCGGTACGCGCAGCGTGGCGAGGAGTTCCGTCGTCTGCTCGCTGGCGGAGGTGAGGCATGA
- a CDS encoding enoyl-CoA hydratase-related protein codes for MSVRVEREGAITLVTVERPERLNALDTATLRALLAAVQELATEEAIAVVVLTGAGDRAFIAGADISEMVEKSPAEALAFAELGHAVCRAIEEAPQPYIAAVNGYALGGGCEIALACDIRLASERAVFAQPEVTLGIPPGWGGSQRLPRVVPPGIARELLYTGRRVDAQEALRIGLVNAVYPADQLLERARELANRIAANGPLAVRLTKAAVRFGLEQGLEAGLTYERQVFAYAFTTEDQREGMRAFLEKRRPAFRGR; via the coding sequence ATGAGCGTGCGTGTCGAGCGGGAGGGGGCGATCACCCTCGTCACGGTCGAGCGCCCGGAACGACTGAACGCGCTCGATACCGCGACGTTGCGTGCCTTACTCGCGGCAGTGCAGGAACTGGCAACGGAGGAGGCGATCGCTGTCGTCGTCCTCACCGGGGCAGGCGATCGCGCGTTCATCGCCGGAGCCGATATCAGCGAGATGGTAGAGAAGTCGCCAGCCGAGGCGCTCGCCTTCGCCGAGTTGGGACACGCCGTTTGCCGGGCGATCGAGGAAGCGCCGCAACCGTACATCGCAGCGGTCAATGGCTACGCGCTAGGAGGCGGCTGCGAGATCGCGCTGGCGTGCGATATCCGCCTCGCCAGCGAGCGCGCCGTCTTCGCCCAGCCGGAAGTAACGCTGGGTATTCCACCAGGCTGGGGCGGATCGCAACGGCTGCCGCGCGTCGTTCCTCCTGGTATCGCGCGCGAGTTGCTCTATACGGGGCGCCGCGTCGATGCGCAGGAAGCACTGCGGATCGGGCTCGTCAATGCCGTCTATCCGGCTGACCAACTCCTCGAGCGAGCTCGGGAACTGGCGAACCGGATCGCGGCCAACGGGCCACTCGCGGTCCGCTTGACCAAGGCGGCGGTTCGCTTCGGTCTCGAGCAGGGGCTGGAAGCTGGACTGACCTACGAGCGGCAGGTGTTCGCGTACGCGTTCACCACCGAGGATCAGCGGGAGGGGATGCGGGCATTTCTGGAAAAGCGTCGTCCGGCTTTTCGCGGGCGCTGA
- a CDS encoding electron transfer flavoprotein subunit beta/FixA family protein has product MKIAVLVKQVPDPNAVRFDPRLGDLVPGIQEVANEYDLYALEAALRLREQVGGQIVVASVGPARDALNRALAMGADRAVSIEGEGLPGDSWVTATVLAAWLRGEQPDVIWCGQETSDSGTGNVGPAVAALLDIPLVSNVVGWEFRDGVFTIEREIEDGHQFQEVAPPLVLCALSALPQPRLPTLRGIMDARRKPVERLGPADLGLDASELVPLVSWAGLSQPEAKAAGIVVQDVSPDEAAERLLVFLEARGLLG; this is encoded by the coding sequence GTGAAGATCGCGGTCCTCGTGAAGCAGGTTCCCGATCCGAACGCCGTGCGGTTCGACCCGCGGCTCGGGGATCTGGTACCGGGCATCCAGGAAGTCGCCAACGAGTACGACCTCTATGCGCTCGAGGCAGCGCTGCGTCTCCGGGAGCAGGTCGGTGGGCAGATCGTGGTTGCCAGTGTCGGGCCGGCGCGAGACGCGCTCAATCGCGCGCTCGCGATGGGTGCCGACCGGGCGGTCTCCATCGAGGGCGAGGGGTTGCCGGGAGACAGCTGGGTGACCGCGACCGTGCTCGCCGCCTGGCTGCGAGGCGAGCAGCCGGACGTGATCTGGTGCGGGCAGGAGACGAGCGATTCCGGAACAGGCAATGTCGGCCCCGCGGTGGCAGCCTTGCTCGATATTCCGCTGGTGAGCAATGTGGTCGGCTGGGAGTTTCGGGACGGTGTCTTCACCATCGAACGGGAGATCGAGGACGGGCATCAGTTCCAGGAGGTGGCTCCACCCCTGGTGCTCTGCGCGCTCTCGGCGTTGCCACAGCCACGCTTGCCGACTTTGCGCGGCATCATGGACGCTCGCCGCAAGCCGGTCGAGCGACTCGGACCGGCTGATCTCGGTCTGGACGCCAGCGAGTTGGTGCCGCTGGTCAGCTGGGCTGGCTTGAGCCAGCCGGAAGCGAAGGCGGCGGGTATCGTGGTCCAGGACGTCTCCCCCGACGAGGCAGCCGAGCGCCTGCTCGTATTCCTGGAAGCGCGCGGCTTGCTGGGTTGA
- a CDS encoding electron transfer flavoprotein subunit alpha/FixB family protein, with amino-acid sequence MAGGGLLVVVETAQGVARPAALELFGAASRASAALGPVTALVVGHGVSGAAEQVARLGVARVLVVDEPAFAEPVAERLARAVQVAWEQVEPALVLVPGTTLGRDTAALVAAERRVPHLVDIVALEVTPEAFVATRPVYQSKLVTTVRAGRERAAVVTVRSGAFRPPEPGEAGATIEPLAVGLEERQQRVRVTRMVDKPRGQVDLESAPVVVVGGRGIGGPEGFAQLAELAELLGGALGCTRAVSDLGWRPHYEQIGQTGKQVRPKLYLGVGVSGAVQHTVAMQGSETIVVINRDPNAPLVKMADLAVIGDWSEIVPRLIARLRERRGNGA; translated from the coding sequence ATGGCTGGAGGAGGTCTGCTGGTCGTCGTCGAGACCGCGCAGGGTGTCGCGCGCCCGGCTGCACTGGAGCTGTTCGGTGCGGCGAGCCGGGCGAGCGCAGCGCTCGGTCCGGTCACGGCACTCGTCGTGGGACATGGGGTCAGCGGAGCTGCCGAGCAGGTCGCCCGCCTCGGCGTCGCTCGCGTGCTCGTGGTCGATGAACCAGCGTTCGCCGAGCCCGTGGCGGAGCGACTGGCGCGGGCTGTTCAGGTGGCGTGGGAGCAGGTCGAACCGGCGCTCGTCCTCGTGCCTGGCACGACACTGGGACGCGACACCGCTGCCCTGGTCGCCGCCGAGCGTCGTGTTCCTCACCTGGTCGATATCGTCGCGCTGGAGGTCACGCCGGAGGCATTCGTCGCCACGCGTCCGGTCTATCAGAGCAAGCTGGTCACCACCGTGCGGGCGGGCCGCGAGCGCGCTGCGGTCGTGACCGTGCGCTCCGGTGCATTCCGCCCACCCGAGCCAGGCGAGGCGGGTGCGACGATCGAGCCACTGGCCGTGGGGCTGGAGGAGCGTCAGCAACGGGTACGCGTGACGCGGATGGTGGACAAACCGCGTGGGCAGGTCGATCTGGAAAGTGCGCCCGTGGTGGTCGTCGGTGGCCGGGGAATCGGCGGGCCGGAGGGGTTCGCGCAGCTGGCGGAACTGGCGGAACTCCTCGGTGGGGCGCTCGGCTGCACCCGAGCGGTCAGCGACCTCGGCTGGCGCCCGCACTACGAGCAGATCGGTCAAACTGGCAAACAGGTGCGTCCCAAGCTGTATCTCGGAGTCGGGGTCTCGGGCGCAGTCCAGCATACGGTGGCGATGCAAGGGAGCGAGACGATCGTGGTCATCAATCGCGATCCCAATGCCCCGTTGGTCAAGATGGCCGATCTCGCTGTCATCGGTGACTGGAGCGAGATCGTGCCGCGTCTCATCGCTCGGCTCCGCGAACGACGAGGGAACGGTGCATGA
- a CDS encoding FAD-dependent oxidoreductase, whose translation MSQERVEVIVVGAGPAGVAAALTLARAGVEVVVLERGAYPGAKNVMGGILYRQPTEELVPGFWREAPLERAIVEQRYLLLTDEDAIGLSYRTPVFGQPPYNAFSVLRAEWDRWFAQQAEAAGALIATEVTVEDLLWEDGRIVGVRAGEQGDLVADVVVIADGANSLLAQKAGLARDARPEEQALVAKELLRLPAEEIDRRFAVPPGQGVAIEAFGAATGGLLGYGFIYTNRETLSIGTGALLSDLIAYEVNVSDLLERFKQHPAIAPLLEGAELVEYSAHLIPEGGWRALPTLFTDGALVVGDAAGFVNPLSREGSNFAMISGKLAAETILEARQTGDYSALALSRYWEKLEASFILPDLELIRNVTPFFHARPYLLQDVPAALAHAVRHYLTVDSTPKARKYREILRELGRELRPARLLRDGLAALRELAS comes from the coding sequence ATGAGCCAGGAGCGCGTCGAAGTCATCGTGGTCGGAGCGGGCCCAGCGGGCGTCGCCGCCGCGTTGACGCTCGCTCGAGCTGGGGTGGAGGTCGTGGTCCTCGAGCGCGGCGCCTATCCGGGAGCCAAGAACGTGATGGGCGGGATCCTCTACCGCCAGCCGACCGAGGAGCTGGTTCCCGGATTCTGGCGGGAAGCACCGCTCGAGCGGGCGATCGTCGAGCAGCGGTATCTGTTGCTGACCGACGAGGATGCGATCGGCTTGAGCTACCGCACGCCGGTCTTCGGCCAGCCACCCTACAATGCATTCAGTGTTCTCCGTGCCGAGTGGGATCGCTGGTTTGCCCAGCAGGCTGAGGCAGCCGGTGCCCTGATCGCGACCGAGGTGACGGTCGAGGATCTCCTCTGGGAGGACGGGCGCATCGTGGGAGTGCGTGCCGGGGAGCAAGGGGATCTCGTGGCGGACGTGGTCGTGATCGCTGATGGGGCGAACTCGCTCCTCGCGCAGAAGGCTGGCCTGGCGCGTGACGCTCGCCCCGAGGAGCAAGCGCTCGTCGCGAAAGAGCTGCTGCGGTTGCCCGCGGAGGAGATCGACCGCCGCTTCGCTGTGCCGCCCGGCCAAGGGGTCGCCATCGAGGCGTTCGGCGCGGCAACAGGCGGTTTGCTCGGGTACGGTTTCATCTATACCAACCGGGAGACGCTTTCGATCGGGACGGGAGCACTGCTGAGCGATCTCATCGCGTACGAGGTCAACGTCAGTGATCTCCTGGAACGCTTCAAGCAGCATCCGGCGATTGCACCGCTTTTGGAGGGGGCTGAGCTCGTCGAATACAGTGCGCACCTGATCCCGGAAGGTGGTTGGCGAGCGCTCCCCACGCTGTTCACGGACGGGGCGCTGGTCGTGGGCGACGCGGCCGGCTTCGTCAACCCGCTCAGCCGGGAGGGATCGAACTTCGCGATGATCTCCGGCAAGCTGGCCGCCGAGACTATTCTCGAGGCCCGCCAGACCGGTGACTATTCCGCGCTGGCGCTCAGCCGGTACTGGGAGAAGCTCGAGGCGAGCTTCATCTTGCCGGACCTGGAGTTGATCCGCAATGTCACACCGTTCTTCCATGCTCGACCGTACCTCCTGCAAGACGTTCCGGCGGCGCTCGCCCACGCCGTGCGCCACTACCTGACGGTCGACAGTACTCCGAAGGCACGGAAGTATCGAGAGATCCTCCGGGAAC